The following coding sequences lie in one Amycolatopsis cihanbeyliensis genomic window:
- a CDS encoding cytochrome P450: protein MRYPFNDFTGLDLAPPYQRALAEPGLTRVTLPYGEPAWLVTRHDEARLVLSDRRFSRAAAAERDAPRALPRVPGGIVAMDPPELTRIRSLAGKAFTARRVEALRPHVRTLTAKLLDRMLAAGPPADLVTDLALPIPISVICELLGVPAEDHERFRAWNDGLLSTSSMTPEQTQRNLGELSAYIGGLIERRRAEPADDLMTALIEAGDIGDRLSERELVLLCIAILVAGYEATASQIPNFTYTLLTHGDGVTAFARLADDPGRVEGAVEELLRYVPLASSAMFAHYATEDVRVGGTVVRAGEPVLVSIGAANRDERVFVDPGTLDPDRDARGHLAFGHGLHHCIGSALGRLELQEALRALVTRLPGLRLAAEPEWKTETFFRGPRTMPVTW from the coding sequence GTGCGGTACCCGTTCAACGACTTCACCGGTCTCGACCTCGCGCCGCCCTACCAGCGGGCGCTGGCCGAGCCGGGGCTGACCCGCGTCACGCTGCCGTACGGGGAACCGGCGTGGCTGGTCACCCGGCACGACGAGGCACGGCTCGTGCTGAGCGATCGCCGGTTCAGCCGCGCCGCCGCGGCCGAACGCGACGCACCGAGGGCCCTGCCCAGAGTGCCCGGCGGGATCGTCGCGATGGACCCGCCCGAGCTGACCCGAATCCGGTCGCTGGCAGGAAAGGCGTTCACCGCGCGCCGCGTGGAGGCGTTGCGCCCGCACGTGCGCACGCTCACCGCGAAACTGCTCGACCGCATGCTCGCCGCCGGACCGCCCGCCGACCTGGTCACCGACCTCGCCCTGCCCATCCCGATCTCGGTGATCTGCGAGTTGCTCGGCGTCCCGGCCGAGGACCACGAGCGGTTCCGGGCGTGGAACGACGGGCTGCTGTCCACCAGCAGCATGACGCCCGAGCAGACCCAGCGGAACCTGGGCGAGCTGTCGGCCTACATCGGTGGCCTCATCGAGCGCCGCCGCGCCGAGCCCGCCGACGACCTGATGACCGCGCTCATCGAGGCCGGCGATATCGGCGATCGGTTGAGCGAGCGGGAACTGGTGTTGCTGTGCATCGCGATTCTCGTCGCAGGCTATGAGGCCACCGCATCGCAGATCCCCAACTTCACCTACACCCTGCTGACCCACGGCGACGGGGTCACCGCGTTCGCGCGGCTGGCCGACGACCCCGGCCGCGTCGAGGGCGCCGTCGAGGAACTGCTGCGCTACGTCCCGCTCGCCTCCAGCGCGATGTTCGCGCACTACGCGACGGAGGATGTTCGGGTCGGCGGCACGGTCGTGCGCGCGGGTGAGCCGGTACTCGTCTCCATCGGCGCCGCGAACCGCGACGAGCGGGTCTTCGTCGACCCCGGAACGCTCGACCCCGACCGGGATGCCCGCGGCCACCTCGCGTTCGGCCACGGGCTGCACCACTGCATCGGCTCGGCGCTGGGCCGTCTCGAGTTGCAGGAAGCGCTGCGGGCCCTGGTGACCCGGCTGCCGGGACTGCGCCTGGCCGCCGAACCCGAGTGGAAGACCGAGACATTCTTCCGCGGCCCGCGCACCATGCCCGTTACCTGGTGA